The following coding sequences are from one Lolium rigidum isolate FL_2022 chromosome 6, APGP_CSIRO_Lrig_0.1, whole genome shotgun sequence window:
- the LOC124664925 gene encoding citrate-binding protein-like: MASLIFSTLLLVVLVTAVVIGSTARGDDGGDALTAGFTRVLMTETRFVVQRPYNVPLDERYEFAGGVRRMWVYSSDKPFNRTLPGAARTETKINKEYSSGVWQFEGEVYVPAGTTGACVMQIFGAAPEPQETTLMLHVYNGSLTFYHDLHRVLAQNIYGRWIRLNVIHDVAARNVTVFVDGDLRLRSGGHGAPGALHYFKFGVYKQSHHHPSYLMESRWRNVSLFTKP; the protein is encoded by the exons ATGGCCTCGCTCATCTTCTCCACTCTGCTGCTGGTGGTTCTTGTCACCGCCGTGGTGATCGGCAGCACGGCTCGCGGAGACGACGGTGGCGACGCCCTCACCGCCGGCTTCACCCGCGTGCTGATGACGGAGACGAGGTTCGTGGTGCAGAGGCCCTACAACGTGCCTCTGGACGAGCGCTACGAGTTCGCCGGCGGCGTGCGCCGGATGTGGGTCTACTCCAGCGACAAGCCCTTCAACCGGACCCTCCCTGGCGCCGCGCGCACCGAGACCAAGATCAAC AAGGAGTACAGCTCAGGCGTGTGGCAGTTCGAGGGCGAGGTGTACGTGCCGGCGGGCACGACCGGCGCGTGCGTCATGCAGATCTTCGGGGCGGCGCCGGAGCCGCAGGAGACGACACTGATGCTCCACGTCTACAACGGTAGCCTCACCTTCTACCACGACCTGCACAGGGTGCTTGCCCAGAACATCTACGGCCGGTGGATCAGGCTTAATGTCATCCACGACGTGGCTGCACGCAATGTCACCGTGTTTGTCGACGGCGACCTGAGGCTGCGCTCAGGCGGGCACGGCGCGCCCGGCGCACTGCACTACTTCAAATTCGGGGTGTACAAGCAGTCGCACCACCACCCGTCATACCTCATGGAGTCGCGGTGGAGGAACGTTTCGCTCTTCACCAAGCCATGA
- the LOC124664926 gene encoding citrate-binding protein-like yields MASFILLQLVVTVAAMGAARAGPLTAGFTPVRLTESQFVVQKPYNVPLDARYKFAGGVRRLWVYSTDKPGSPTHPGGARTEIKINVYSSGVWQFKGEVYVPTGTSGASIMQIFGARPERQATTLMLHVYDGSLTFYHDLHRVLAENIYNRWIRLNVIHHVATRNVTVYVDGHERLSYRGPGAPSAPHYFKFGVYKQSHHHPSHVMESRWRNVAVFIKP; encoded by the exons ATGGCTTCTTTCATCCTGCTGCAGTTGGTGGTCACGGTGGCGGCGATGGGCGCGGCTCGTGCCGGGCCCCTCACCGCCGGCTTCACCCCGGTGAGACTGACAGAGTCGCAGTTCGTGGTGCAGAAGCCCTACAACGTGCCGCTGGACGCGCGGTACAAGTTCGCCGGCGGCGTCCGCCGGCTGTGGGTCTACTCCACCGACAAGCCCGGCAGCCCCACCCACCCCGGCGGCGCGCGCACCGAGATCAAGATCAAC GTGTACAGCTCGGGGGTGTGGCAGTTCAAGGGCGAGGTGTATGTGCCGACGGGCACATCCGGCGCCAGCATCATGCAGATCTTCGGGGCACGGCCGGAGCGGCAGGCGACGACACTGATGCTCCACGTCTATGACGGCAGCCTCACCTTCTACCACGACCTGCACAGGGTGCTCGCCGAGAATATCTACAACCGCTGGATCCGGCTCAATGTTATCCACCACGTGGCTACGCGCAATGTCACAGTGTACGTCGACGGCCACGAGAGGCTGAGCTACCGTGGACCAGGAGCGCCCAGCGCCCCACATTACTTCAAATTCGGGGTGTACAAGCAGTCGCACCACCATCCGTCGCACGTCATGGAGTCGCGGTGGAGAAACGTTGCGGTCTTCATCAAGCCATGA